The Polyangiaceae bacterium genome includes a region encoding these proteins:
- a CDS encoding ATP-binding cassette domain-containing protein: protein MTTLSLDKIFAAELVGASVALEAGVHVVLGSPSDGTAALVSLVAGTARKKRGTLTLNGEDPLRTPGLRRRVGALLAEEPAVEDATVARHVAAALALRGDAQNADGVLAAFGLQTMAARRPARLSAGERRAVALALALSHAQPLALALHEPLANVAIIPRRTVVEAIASAAARGAVVLCATASPRDAAELGGGVVLLDRGRFVRRPGLPLAAELAPGAGLTLALRTESPRPLAAALSNEDAVAGVELDEHAHPGQLRASGPDADALALAVLRAAQSSGAVIDAIEPVLPSVDDARAATAALWRAAYENAYRAARAPKAEGGAA from the coding sequence GTGACCACGCTGTCCCTCGACAAGATCTTCGCCGCGGAGCTCGTCGGCGCCAGCGTGGCGTTGGAAGCCGGCGTGCACGTGGTCCTCGGCTCGCCCAGCGACGGCACCGCCGCTCTGGTTTCGCTGGTTGCTGGTACGGCGCGGAAAAAGCGCGGCACGCTCACCCTGAACGGCGAGGATCCCTTACGCACGCCGGGACTGCGCCGGCGCGTGGGCGCGCTGCTCGCGGAAGAGCCCGCCGTCGAGGACGCCACGGTGGCGCGGCACGTGGCCGCCGCCCTTGCACTGCGGGGTGACGCGCAGAATGCGGACGGCGTGCTCGCGGCCTTCGGGCTACAGACGATGGCGGCGCGCCGTCCCGCGCGGCTCTCCGCTGGGGAACGCCGCGCCGTGGCCCTGGCGCTGGCGCTGAGCCACGCCCAGCCTCTCGCCCTCGCACTGCACGAGCCCTTGGCGAACGTCGCGATCATCCCGCGGCGCACGGTCGTCGAGGCCATCGCCAGCGCGGCCGCCCGCGGCGCGGTCGTGCTGTGCGCCACGGCGAGCCCGCGGGACGCCGCGGAGCTCGGCGGCGGCGTGGTGCTCCTCGATCGCGGTCGCTTCGTGCGGCGTCCCGGATTGCCCCTGGCGGCGGAGCTCGCGCCCGGCGCGGGCCTCACCCTGGCCCTCCGCACCGAATCGCCGCGACCGCTCGCGGCCGCCCTGTCCAACGAGGACGCCGTGGCCGGCGTCGAGCTGGACGAGCACGCGCATCCCGGACAGCTGCGGGCGAGCGGCCCCGACGCCGACGCCCTCGCCCTCGCCGTGCTTCGCGCGGCACAAAGCTCCGGCGCGGTGATCGACGCCATCGAGCCCGTGCTCCCGAGCGTAGACGACGCCCGCGCCGCCACCGCCGCGCTGTGGCGCGCCGCCTACGAAAACGCCTACCGCGCCGCGCGCGCTCCCAAAGCGGAAGGCGGCGCGGCGTGA